Proteins encoded together in one Chryseobacterium sp. G0201 window:
- a CDS encoding antirestriction protein ArdA, with translation MTNLQNCLDNCSVYCGTFHKYNNSSLYGKWLNLSDYSDYDELLEAMRELHKDEHDPEFMFSDYEHCELFERLGLISESFLSPDIYDIAEQIDDSGHNTEVFEACVDCLGKMDFQSIYEYVNNFYCGEFANDIEFVEYLYENDIPFNLPSFVVIDWEATARNIMYDYFESNGHYFNS, from the coding sequence ATGACAAATTTACAAAATTGTCTCGACAATTGTTCCGTTTATTGTGGGACTTTTCACAAGTACAACAATTCAAGCCTGTACGGTAAATGGTTAAATCTTTCGGACTATTCTGATTATGACGAACTACTAGAAGCAATGCGAGAGCTACACAAAGACGAACATGACCCTGAATTTATGTTTTCCGATTATGAACACTGCGAACTGTTTGAAAGGCTAGGATTGATTAGCGAGAGTTTTTTATCTCCCGACATTTATGATATTGCGGAACAAATAGATGATTCAGGACATAATACAGAAGTTTTTGAAGCCTGCGTGGATTGTTTAGGAAAAATGGATTTTCAGAGCATTTATGAGTATGTAAATAATTTTTATTGTGGCGAATTTGCAAACGATATTGAGTTTGTAGAATATTTATACGAAAATGATATACCGTTCAATTTACCTAGCTTTGTTGTGATTGATTGGGAAGCTACGGCAAGAAACATTATGTATGATTATTTTGAATCGAACGGACATTACTTTAATTCGTAG